In Peptostreptococcus equinus, the DNA window TTTGCTGCAGTAGCATAAGGTACAAGCTTTCTTACTGGTGAAGCTTGCATTGCACTTACTCTGTTAGAAAATATCATAAATTACCTCCTAGTTTAACTAAAAAATATTTTTATTTTTTATAAAGAAAAATGATAGAAAAACTTATTTCTCTATAAGATAGAATATACCATAGATTACAAAAAAAATAAACGTTTTTCTTAAAATAAAATTTTGTAAATTTAAAATTACTATATAAAAAATTAACAAATGAGCATAATTAAAGAAATATACCTTAAATTAAAAAATTAACATAAAATTCAAACTGGGTTAATAAAATAAATGCAATATGTCTATTTAAAATAAATATTTAGTATAGGACTAAAGTGTGATCTAAAAGACTTACTATTGAATATAAATATTGAAAACTGGTATATTATGTATATAATATAAAGTAGAAAGAAAAACTCGTCTGTTCGGGAGAAAGGTATATTCAAAATGTTGAATAGAGGTATTTTATGAAAGATATTAGACGCGATACAATCACAGGAGGACTTGTAATTTATTCTAGTTCCAGAAAGCATAGACCTCATGACAAAGATAAAGAAAAAAAAATAAAGGAAGAAAAAGAAGATTCCCTATTTAAAGGAATTTATGATAAAGATTGTCCATTTTGCATGGGTAATGAGGGGCAAAATAACGAAAAAGATAGAATAGAAAGCAAAGGTGAATGGCATCTTAGATCTGTAGATAACAAATTTCCTATAATAGATAATACACAAAAAAATTTGTATGGAGTTCATGAAGTAATTATAGAATCTCCATATCATGATGCAAACTATTATAATATGAGAAAGTGTGATTTTAAAAATATTATATATATGTATATAAAAAGGTACAAAGACTTATCTAAAGAAAAGGGAATTAAGTATGTAAATATTTTTAAGAATTCTGGTTCTAGTGCAGGAGCTTCACTTGATCATACTCATTCGCAAATAATTTCCTTTAATATAATACCTAGTGAAGTACAAAAAGAACTAAATGTTGCTATAAAACATTACGATAATACTGGTGAAAATCTTTATGATAGTATAATCTTTTCAGAAGTATCCTATGAACATAGATTAGTATATAATGGTAAATATTTTTTGATGTATATACCATTCGCAAGCAGATATAGTGGCGAAACTAGAATTATACCAAAAAATGATGTGAGATTTGAAGATTGGAAAGAAGAACAAATAGAGGAGCTTTCTTATATATATGATAAATTTTTTGAAAAATGGGAAGAAAGTCAAGGAAAAATACCTTTTAATGTAATAGTACATACTAATCCAGTCAACGATGAAAGTCTAGAATATTATAGGACTCATATACATATAATTCCAAGAAAATTTAACTTTGGAGGCTTTGAACTTTCTACTGATTTGTATGTTTGCAGTATTGATCCAGAGGATTTAGCGTATGAATTAAGATTTAAGTAATAGATTAATTAATTTATTAAGGAAAATTATATATGAAAATACAAAAAAATACAAAAAATTAAGGTGATTTTTCTTGTAAAATAAAATCTAATGAGATATAATATATACATTAAAAAACGAATGATAATTTGTTATTTTAAATAATGATTCACTAAACAAGGGGGCAAAATGTCAAAACTATTATATAATATAAAAAAAGACGAACATTCAAGTGAGAGTCTAAAAGCAATATTAGAAGAAAACAAAAATATAAAATTTGTTTCTTTGATGGGTGTAGACCTTGGAGGAAATGCAACCGACGAAAAAATTCCAGTTAGTTTATTTCTAGATGATATAGATTCATTTTTAGAAGGATCAGTACAAACTGATGGATCTTCAGTTGAGCTATATAATATAGCAACTTTAAACAATGCTAAAGTTGATCTAAAGCCTGATGTTGAAAGAGTTTGGTATGTAGACTATAATCAAAATTTTATAGATGAAGAAACTAATAAGCCTGTTGGTACAGTTTTAATACCAGCCTTTTTAGTTCATGACGACAAAATAGTTTGCTCAAGAGGGACATTACTTAGATCAGAAGAGTACTTCAAGAAAACAATAATGAAAATTATAAAGGAAAATCCTGGTTTATTAGAAAATACGAACATAGATAGTCCAGATAGTATAAAAAGTATATCTTTGACAGCTGCCACTGAATTAGAATTCTGGGTAAATACACCAGAGGATAAGGCGGATCTTGAAAAATTATATGTTTCACAGAGTTTAAAAGAGCAGTATTGGAAGAGAACAAGAGGTATAATTAGAACTTGTCTTGAAAAATGCTTGATAGAACTTGAAAAATTTGGTATTGAGCCTGAAATGGCCCACAAAGAGGTAGGTGGAATTCATAGTTCAATTAGCAGTGAAGGAGCTACGAATCATGCCATGGAACAATTGGAAATTTCTTGGAAATTCAGTACTCCTTTACAGGCAGCGGATAATGAATTGATGGTAAGGGACTTAGTAGAAGATATATTTGAAAATCATGGTTTAGAAGTTAGTTTTAAAGCCAAACCAATACATGGAGTTGCTGGAAGTGGAGCGCATGTGCATGTAGGTATAGGAGCTATACTTAAAAATGGAAAGATGGTTAACTTGTTTGCACCTAAAGACTTACAAAAAGATTATCTGAGTCCGATTGGATATGGTGCTTTAATGGGATTGCTTAAAAATTATGAAGTATTAGGACCTTTAGCAGCAAATACTAATGATGCATTTAATAGATTAGTGCCAGGTTTTGAAGCTCCTGTTTGTACTGTGACATCATTAGGACATGATTATTTGTTGCCATCAAGAAACAGATCAGTCCTTGTAGGTTTAATAAGAGATGTTCACAATCCAAAGGCATTAAGATTTGAATTGAGATCTCCAAATCCACAGTCAAATAAGTATTTGACTATAGCGGGTTGTTATCAAACTATGCTTGATGGAATTAAAGCTGTTGCACAGAGTAAAGTATTTGACACAAAGGCTTTAGAAAAAGAATTGTCTAAAAAACCTGAAGATAAAGGTTTTTATTTAGAAGAGGGTAGAGCTTACAGAGATGAAAATAATGTTTTTGATTATTACACTTTAGAAGAAAGAAACAGATTGTTTGGTAAGCCACCAGAAACTGTATATGAAACTATGCAAAACTTAGAAAAATGTGTTGATAAAAGATCGGTCCTTACTCAAGGGAATGTATTTACTGAAGCTATAATAGAATCGTTTAAAATTGGTTCATTGGATAGATGGCAAAAAAAATTAAGTACAAGAATAATAGATAGAAATATTAGGTTGTTGAGATCATTTAAAAAGCTTCATACTACAGAAGAAATGGATGCTATAGATGAAGTGCTATGGGATGCAATAGAAAAATTAAAAAATGATTTGATGAAAAATACTCTAAAGAGAGCATCTTTGTATGGTAAAATTAAGGATGCATTTGAAGTTGGCAATTATGAGGAAGCTTCAAGACTTCAGCTAGAAGCTAAGAAAAAAATGGAAGAAATCCAGCAACTTTATGTAAACTATAGAAAAAATATATTCTAAGATTGCTTGTAATTAACGAGTTAATATTATAATAGGTTAGAATTACTTTACTAATTTAATAAGAGGTTCCATACGGAACCTCTTATATTTTTGTTAATTTATTTAAGAAATATTCAAATAATATACCATCATTCCTATCATAATTATTCATAGAAGATGTATATTTAACACTTTCATATATAAAATCAGTAGCTATTTTGACACTTTCATCTAATTTAAAATTTCTAGCAATTAATGCTGTAACTATAGATGTAAAAATATCACCAGTGCCACTAAAGGAAACTTCGTTAAATTCACTACCTATTTTTAAAAAATTTCCATTTGATGAATCATAGCAAATATTATTAATAGTATCATTTTCTACATATCCAGTGATTATTATATATTTTGGGCCTAATATTGATAATTCTTTACATAATTTTATCAGCTCAGAATCGTCGTAGGAAAAATCATCTATTTTTCTACCTAATAGTAAATTTGCTTCTGTAATATTTGGTGTTATTAAATCAGCCATTGAAATTAATTTTTTCATTTCATATACATCATCATTATCAAATATAGGGAAAAGTATTCCATTATCACCAAGAACTGGATCGACTATTACAAAAGAGTTAGGATTATTATTAATGAATGATTCTACTATTTTTATTTGCTTTGTAGAACCTAAAAATCCACTATAAATAACATCGAAATTTTGTCCTAATTCCTTCCATACACTAATATATTCAGGTATTTGATCAGTTAAATCTACAAACGAGAATTTTGGATATCCAGTCTGACTAGACAATACAGATGTTGGTAGAGGGCAACATTGACATTTTAAAGCCGAAATTATTGGCAAGGCAACAGTTAATGAACATTTACCTATACCTGATATATCATTTATACAAGCAATTTTTTTTTGCATTATAACCTCCAGGAAATCTATTTCTTTAAGAATCATATATACTATAACACAGTTAATGCATTTAAGCAAAATTTACACAAAATTTTTTATTATTTTATAATTTAATTGACTATTAGAAAAAATTATGTTAGTATTAAGAAAGTGACAGGTCGCAAAAAAATATATTGGCTTGTTTGTAATTTTAGGAGGATTTTTGATGAAAGTCGGAGTAGTAAAGTGGTTTAACAATGAAAAGGGATTTGGATTTATTTCAGTAGAAGGCGAAAATGATATATTTGTGCATTTTTCAGCTATCCAGGGAGACGGATATAAATCTCTTGAAGAAGGTCAGCAGGTAGAATTTGAAATCGTTGATGGTTCAAAAGGACCTCAGGCTGCAAATGTAACAAGAATATAATTATCATTTAATATAAATGTAGTTGTTTCAATGTTTACAGTGTTTCACAACTTAGTGGAAATAGTAAAAGCAAGGAGTTTAAGCTCCTTGCTTTTTTATATATTAAGTTTAATTAACTTATTTTGTTATTGAATTTATCCATATTCATAGTGGATTCTAATCTATCAACAACTACGGCTGATACCATAGACCCTGTTACATTCAGCATAGTTCTTCCCATATCAATCAACGGATCAATACCAAATACCAAGGCAACTTTATCAAAGTATTTGCCTAATCCAACCCCATTAAGAGTGACTGTTGCAGCAACTGTAGCTGTTCCGGGTACGCCTGCTATGCCAATTGAACCTAGTGTTACTACTATTACAACCAAGAAATAAAAAGATATATTCAAGTTTACACCAGCTGCACCTGCAACGATTACTGCAAGCATTGATGGGAATACTCCTGCACATCCATTCATTCCAACAGAAGTACCTACCGAAGCTACAAAGTTAGCTGTTTTTGATGATACACCCATTTTCGACTCTAGAGTTTCTATAGTAAAAGGCATTGTTCCCACACTAGATCTAGATGAAAAAGCAAATACCATAGTAGGATATGCTTTTTTGTAAAATATAAACGGATTAACGCCAGCCAATAATAAAATTGGTATATATATTACAAGCATTACTATTACGGCTGTATACAGAGCACCTATAAAAGTAGCCATAGATATTATAGATTCCAAACCATTTGAAATTATAGTTTTAGATACAAGTGCTATTACTGCATAAGGCATAAAATCAATTATA includes these proteins:
- a CDS encoding galactose-1-phosphate uridylyltransferase; the encoded protein is MKDIRRDTITGGLVIYSSSRKHRPHDKDKEKKIKEEKEDSLFKGIYDKDCPFCMGNEGQNNEKDRIESKGEWHLRSVDNKFPIIDNTQKNLYGVHEVIIESPYHDANYYNMRKCDFKNIIYMYIKRYKDLSKEKGIKYVNIFKNSGSSAGASLDHTHSQIISFNIIPSEVQKELNVAIKHYDNTGENLYDSIIFSEVSYEHRLVYNGKYFLMYIPFASRYSGETRIIPKNDVRFEDWKEEQIEELSYIYDKFFEKWEESQGKIPFNVIVHTNPVNDESLEYYRTHIHIIPRKFNFGGFELSTDLYVCSIDPEDLAYELRFK
- a CDS encoding glutamine synthetase codes for the protein MSKLLYNIKKDEHSSESLKAILEENKNIKFVSLMGVDLGGNATDEKIPVSLFLDDIDSFLEGSVQTDGSSVELYNIATLNNAKVDLKPDVERVWYVDYNQNFIDEETNKPVGTVLIPAFLVHDDKIVCSRGTLLRSEEYFKKTIMKIIKENPGLLENTNIDSPDSIKSISLTAATELEFWVNTPEDKADLEKLYVSQSLKEQYWKRTRGIIRTCLEKCLIELEKFGIEPEMAHKEVGGIHSSISSEGATNHAMEQLEISWKFSTPLQAADNELMVRDLVEDIFENHGLEVSFKAKPIHGVAGSGAHVHVGIGAILKNGKMVNLFAPKDLQKDYLSPIGYGALMGLLKNYEVLGPLAANTNDAFNRLVPGFEAPVCTVTSLGHDYLLPSRNRSVLVGLIRDVHNPKALRFELRSPNPQSNKYLTIAGCYQTMLDGIKAVAQSKVFDTKALEKELSKKPEDKGFYLEEGRAYRDENNVFDYYTLEERNRLFGKPPETVYETMQNLEKCVDKRSVLTQGNVFTEAIIESFKIGSLDRWQKKLSTRIIDRNIRLLRSFKKLHTTEEMDAIDEVLWDAIEKLKNDLMKNTLKRASLYGKIKDAFEVGNYEEASRLQLEAKKKMEEIQQLYVNYRKNIF
- a CDS encoding pyridoxamine kinase, which gives rise to MQKKIACINDISGIGKCSLTVALPIISALKCQCCPLPTSVLSSQTGYPKFSFVDLTDQIPEYISVWKELGQNFDVIYSGFLGSTKQIKIVESFINNNPNSFVIVDPVLGDNGILFPIFDNDDVYEMKKLISMADLITPNITEANLLLGRKIDDFSYDDSELIKLCKELSILGPKYIIITGYVENDTINNICYDSSNGNFLKIGSEFNEVSFSGTGDIFTSIVTALIARNFKLDESVKIATDFIYESVKYTSSMNNYDRNDGILFEYFLNKLTKI
- a CDS encoding cold-shock protein, whose protein sequence is MKVGVVKWFNNEKGFGFISVEGENDIFVHFSAIQGDGYKSLEEGQQVEFEIVDGSKGPQAANVTRI